Below is a genomic region from Sulfuricurvum sp. IAE1.
AAATCGTGATTAGCCGGAAGCAACCGGATAACGGGGCCTGATGGAGCATTTGGCCCAGATCCTGCTGCTGCTGGCGGTGGCCATATCCGTGGTGGTCGCCTTCCAGCGCCTGCATGTGCCCACCAGTCTGGGCTACCTGCTGGTGGGGGTCATTTTGGGTCCCCATACCATGGGGCCTACCGTCTCGGTGCCCGAGTTCGCGACCTTGGCTGAATTCGGGGTGGTCTTTCTGCTTTTCACCATCGGGCTGAACTTCTCCCTGCCGACCATCAGGTCCATGAGGCATCAGATCCTGGGCCTGGGGACCGGGCAGGTCCTGCTCACCACCTGCCTGGTCGCTATCATCGCCTGGCTGGCCGGCCTGACGGCCATCGCCGCCTTCATCTTCGGTGCCGCCTTTGCCCAGTCATCGACCAGCATAATCGCCAGCCTGCTGGCCGAACAGGGCGAGGAGAACACCCGGCACGGCAGGTTGGGGCTGGCCATGTCCGTTTTTCAGGACGTCACCGCCGTGCCCTTCCTGGTGGCCATCCCGGCCCTGGGGGCGGCCGTGGCCGCCGGCAGCCTGGTCGGAACCCTGGGTTTGGCGCTGGCCAAGGCGGTGGTCGCCTTCGGCCTGGTGTTCTTTGCCGGGCGCTGGCTGCTGCGCCCCCTGTTTCAGCTGGTTACCCGGCATCGGTCGTTGGAGATATTCACCCTGGCGGTGCTGCTGGTCGTCCTGCTGGCGGCCTGGATAACCAACAGCCTGGGGCTGTCCCTGGCCTTCGGCAGTTTTCTGGCCGGCATGATGCTGGGGGAAACCGAGTTCCGCCACCAGGTGGAATCGAGCATCCGCCCCTTCCGCGATGTGCTGATGGGATTGTTCTTCATCGGCATCGGCATGCGTTTCGATCCGGCGGCCATCCTGCCGATCTGGCATTGGGCGGTCCTGGGCGCCCTGCTGATCCTGGCCAGCAAGACGTTGGTGGTGACCGCCATGGTGCGGATGATCGGCACCGAATCCCAGGTGGCCTGGCGCACCGGCCTGCTGTTGGGGGTGGGGGGGGAGTTTGGGCTGGCCCTGGCGGCCATCGCCCTTGACAACGGCATCCTCAGCCAGCGTCTGGGGCAGATAGCCATCGCTTCGGTGCTGCTTTCCATGGTGGGGGGCGCGGTGGCTATCCGCTTCAACCGGGGCCTCGCCGCCTGGATGGTCAGGGAACGTCCCCCGTCTTCGGCGCCGCCAGAACTGGCTGAGGATGCGGATCGGCAGGTGGTCATCGGCGGCTACGGCCGGGTGGGGCACACCATCGCGGTGCTGTTGGATTTCAACCAGGTGCCGTTCGTGGTGTTCGATACCGACCCCCGACGGGTGGCCCAGGGGATGGCCGACGGCTTCAAGGTGGCCTTCGGGGATATCTCCGACCCGGGCCTGTTGTCGGCCGTGCACGTGGAACGGGCCTCGCTGGTGGTGATCACGGTCGACCGGTCCCAGGCCGCCCTGGCTGCGGTCTCCCACCTGCGGGCCATGTGTCCCCAGGTGCCGGTGGTGGCCCGGGCCAAGGATCTGGAATCCAGCCGGATTTTGCTGAAGGCCGGGGCGGTCCATGCCTATCCCGAAACCATAGAGGCCAGCCTGCGGTTGGGGGCGGTGGCCATGCAGATTCTGAAGGTGCCAACCCAGGATATCGACCGGGTGCTCCAGGGGGTGCGGGATTGGGATTATCGCCCGGTGCTGGAGGAGGAGAAGCCGACGGAGCGGGGCTGAGGCCAAGGAGGCCTGCCGTCCCTCCCACCCCGAAAATGGGCGTCCGCCCTGGATAGTTGGTTTGACAGGCAATAGGGGCCAACTTGGTCATATATATAGTCTTTCGAGCAAGCCCCCTCCGGGAACAGGAGGGGGTTTGCCATTGGGCCGGAAGATGGGATGGCCTAGGGGAGAAAAGGCGTCAGCCTGGTTTAAGACAGAAATATATCCTATACAAAGCTATCTATTGATAGCAATCAGGAGTTTCCATGACGGTTGAAGAAACACAAATAACATGGGAAAACAGGATGTTGTGATAAGATATTGGTTGACAAGGCGGTAATATTGTCGTATATTTACCCTAAATAACTCACCCTACCAGCGAGGTGCCATGTACTCGATCGAGGTTACTGAACGTGAAAAAGAGCTGGGCTATACCTTGGCGATGGTGCCCAACCCCAAGCAGATGTTCTGCCCGGGCCAGAATGAGGTGATCGCGGTGCTGTACCGGCTGGACGAGGCCAATTATATCATCAAGACCATATATCCCATCGGGGGATACCGATATTGCCACCGGCAGAAGAGGGATGGGGAATGGGTTACGTTGTG
It encodes:
- a CDS encoding cation:proton antiporter, translating into MEHLAQILLLLAVAISVVVAFQRLHVPTSLGYLLVGVILGPHTMGPTVSVPEFATLAEFGVVFLLFTIGLNFSLPTIRSMRHQILGLGTGQVLLTTCLVAIIAWLAGLTAIAAFIFGAAFAQSSTSIIASLLAEQGEENTRHGRLGLAMSVFQDVTAVPFLVAIPALGAAVAAGSLVGTLGLALAKAVVAFGLVFFAGRWLLRPLFQLVTRHRSLEIFTLAVLLVVLLAAWITNSLGLSLAFGSFLAGMMLGETEFRHQVESSIRPFRDVLMGLFFIGIGMRFDPAAILPIWHWAVLGALLILASKTLVVTAMVRMIGTESQVAWRTGLLLGVGGEFGLALAAIALDNGILSQRLGQIAIASVLLSMVGGAVAIRFNRGLAAWMVRERPPSSAPPELAEDADRQVVIGGYGRVGHTIAVLLDFNQVPFVVFDTDPRRVAQGMADGFKVAFGDISDPGLLSAVHVERASLVVITVDRSQAALAAVSHLRAMCPQVPVVARAKDLESSRILLKAGAVHAYPETIEASLRLGAVAMQILKVPTQDIDRVLQGVRDWDYRPVLEEEKPTERG